In Paracoccus sp. TOH, a single window of DNA contains:
- a CDS encoding FAD-dependent monooxygenase gives MIGAGIAGLTAACALAQRGFAVTVLERAGALREVGAGLQISPNAVRVIEALGLWPRFRAISAPSQRVELRDSAGRPVAVLDLARHRPQDRFRLVHRARLVTLLEQAAREAGARIELGHEVTALPDVPLLIGADGVKSRLRPALNGAETPFFTGQTAWRALIPAESDAVPAAQVFMGPGRHLVSYPLGQGQRNIVAVVERPDWHEEGWSISGDPAELRAAFARFGGPVPGWLEQVERVGIWGLFRHPVAAHWQDGRRALIGDAAHPTLPFMAQGAVMAIEDAWILAACLDAGPDQQTALARFQALRQPRCQRIVEAANANARNYHLRGPTRAVAHAGLRAVSRLAPTRLIERFAWLYDYDPTAL, from the coding sequence ATCATCGGCGCCGGCATCGCCGGCCTGACCGCCGCCTGCGCGCTGGCGCAGCGCGGTTTTGCTGTCACCGTGCTGGAACGCGCCGGCGCGCTGCGCGAGGTCGGTGCCGGCCTGCAGATCTCGCCCAATGCGGTGCGGGTGATCGAGGCGTTGGGGCTGTGGCCGCGCTTCCGGGCGATCTCGGCACCCTCGCAGCGGGTCGAACTGCGCGATTCCGCCGGCCGGCCGGTCGCGGTGCTGGACCTAGCCCGGCATCGCCCGCAGGACCGCTTCCGGCTGGTGCATCGCGCCCGGCTGGTCACGCTGCTGGAACAGGCGGCGCGCGAGGCCGGTGCCCGGATCGAGCTGGGCCACGAGGTCACCGCCCTGCCCGACGTGCCGCTGCTGATCGGCGCCGACGGGGTGAAAAGCCGGCTGCGCCCGGCGCTGAACGGCGCCGAGACGCCGTTCTTCACCGGCCAGACCGCCTGGCGGGCGCTGATCCCGGCCGAATCCGATGCCGTGCCCGCGGCCCAGGTGTTCATGGGACCGGGCCGGCACCTGGTCAGCTATCCGCTGGGCCAGGGCCAGCGCAATATCGTCGCCGTGGTCGAACGTCCCGACTGGCACGAGGAAGGCTGGTCCATCTCCGGCGATCCGGCCGAGCTGCGCGCCGCCTTCGCGCGCTTCGGCGGCCCGGTACCCGGCTGGCTGGAACAGGTCGAGCGGGTCGGCATCTGGGGTCTCTTTCGCCATCCGGTCGCCGCGCATTGGCAGGACGGCCGGCGGGCGCTGATCGGCGATGCGGCGCATCCGACCCTGCCCTTCATGGCCCAGGGCGCGGTCATGGCGATCGAGGATGCCTGGATACTGGCCGCCTGCCTCGACGCCGGCCCCGACCAGCAGACCGCCCTGGCGCGCTTCCAGGCCCTGCGCCAACCGCGCTGCCAGCGGATCGTCGAGGCGGCCAATGCCAATGCCCGCAACTACCACCTGCGCGGCCCGACCCGCGCCGTCGCCCATGCCGGGCTGCGCGCCGTCTCGCGCCTGGCCCCGACCCGGCTGATCGAGCGCTTCGCCTGGCTCTACGATTACGACCCGACGGCGCTCTGA
- a CDS encoding dihydroneopterin aldolase, which produces MDQPDRIHLRDYIVSAEIGAFQTERGHPQRLRFNIDVDLATHVVGVNDEVDRILSYDILTGAVAAGLADRRYDLLETLAEKIAAQILAHPRAAQVSVMVEKLDRIPGALGVTLVRRQARVEADDIAAPIRVVFHGRDMVLPDGAVALVPDAPRLPLPQGGNAREIELLALDQAAWALAGHLGLTVADSRTELDWAASEGRVVVWAPARMVRDVAGLAAEPQALALWLAERLGASRLDWALPSGAAEPSVPAGFRVPTGRI; this is translated from the coding sequence ATGGACCAGCCAGACCGCATCCACCTGCGCGACTACATCGTCTCGGCCGAGATCGGGGCGTTTCAGACCGAGCGGGGTCACCCGCAGCGGCTGCGCTTCAACATCGACGTCGACCTGGCGACCCATGTCGTCGGCGTGAACGACGAGGTGGACCGGATCCTCAGCTATGACATCCTGACCGGCGCCGTGGCGGCCGGGCTGGCGGATCGCCGCTATGACCTGCTGGAGACGCTGGCCGAGAAGATCGCCGCGCAGATCCTGGCGCATCCGCGCGCCGCGCAGGTCTCGGTCATGGTCGAAAAGCTGGACCGCATTCCCGGGGCGCTGGGCGTGACGCTGGTGCGTCGCCAGGCGCGGGTCGAGGCCGACGACATCGCGGCGCCGATCCGGGTGGTTTTCCACGGCCGCGACATGGTGCTGCCCGACGGCGCCGTGGCGCTGGTCCCCGACGCGCCGCGCCTGCCTCTGCCGCAGGGCGGCAACGCGCGCGAGATCGAGCTGCTGGCGCTGGACCAGGCCGCCTGGGCCCTGGCCGGCCATCTGGGACTGACCGTCGCCGACAGCCGCACCGAGCTCGACTGGGCGGCAAGCGAAGGCCGCGTCGTGGTCTGGGCCCCGGCCCGGATGGTGCGCGACGTGGCGGGTCTCGCGGCCGAGCCGCAGGCGCTGGCGCTGTGGCTGGCCGAACGGCTGGGGGCGAGCCGGCTCGACTGGGCTCTGCCCTCGGGCGCGGCGGAGCCTTCGGTGCCGGCGGGTTTTCGCGTTCCGACCGGACGGATCTGA
- the dksA gene encoding RNA polymerase-binding protein DksA, which translates to MKAQTFLPEDYRPAEDEPFMNERQLEYFRRKLIAWKQELLDQSAETLEGLQDSARNVPDLADRASEETDRSLELRTRDRQRKLVAKIDAALRRIETGEYGYCEMTGEPISLKRLDARPIATMTLEAQERHERRERVHRDD; encoded by the coding sequence ATGAAAGCCCAGACCTTTCTGCCCGAAGATTATCGCCCCGCCGAAGACGAACCTTTCATGAACGAGCGGCAACTCGAATATTTCCGCCGCAAGCTGATTGCATGGAAACAGGAGCTGCTGGACCAGTCCGCCGAGACATTGGAAGGTCTGCAGGATAGCGCCCGCAACGTGCCCGACCTGGCCGACCGCGCCTCCGAGGAAACCGACCGCTCGCTGGAGCTGCGCACCCGCGACCGTCAGCGCAAGCTGGTCGCCAAGATCGACGCGGCGCTGCGCCGCATCGAGACCGGCGAATACGGCTATTGCGAGATGACCGGCGAGCCGATCAGCCTCAAGCGGCTGGACGCGCGTCCCATCGCCACCATGACGCTGGAGGCGCAGGAGCGCCACGAGCGGCGCGAGCGCGTGCATCGCGACGACTGA
- a CDS encoding cell wall hydrolase produces the protein MLLNKSWLARVSVCVAVALSPFAAAPVLADAQHQVAHETKQEIKTVRTATGLHQISQRDLQCLSEALYFEARGEGVNGQRAVAEVILNRVDHPRFPKTVCGVVNQRGQFTYNKGARIREKGTFARVQKVAMAALAGAPRTLTNGATYFHARGVRPSWSKRFERTIRIGSHTFYRSDRRFASN, from the coding sequence ATGCTGCTCAACAAGTCATGGCTGGCGCGCGTTTCCGTGTGTGTTGCCGTCGCACTCTCGCCCTTCGCCGCCGCTCCGGTCCTGGCCGATGCCCAGCACCAGGTCGCCCACGAGACCAAGCAAGAGATCAAGACCGTCCGCACCGCGACCGGCCTGCACCAGATCAGCCAGCGCGATCTGCAATGCCTGTCCGAGGCGCTTTACTTCGAGGCCCGCGGCGAAGGCGTCAATGGCCAGCGCGCCGTGGCCGAGGTCATCCTGAACCGCGTCGATCATCCGCGCTTTCCCAAGACGGTCTGCGGCGTGGTCAACCAGCGCGGCCAGTTCACCTATAACAAGGGCGCCCGCATCCGCGAAAAGGGCACCTTCGCCCGGGTGCAGAAGGTCGCGATGGCGGCGCTGGCCGGCGCGCCGCGCACGCTGACCAATGGCGCGACCTATTTCCACGCCCGCGGCGTCCGGCCGTCCTGGTCCAAGCGCTTCGAGCGCACGATCCGCATCGGCAGCCACACCTTTTATCGCTCGGATCGCCGGTTCGCCTCGAACTAA
- the folP gene encoding dihydropteroate synthase, with amino-acid sequence MTDYFRPIPCETGRWQLAGGWLRFSRFELLRRGQAPRVVDSAPDAVLAALTAPRAPLLGLSLDRPRIMGIVNATPDSFSDGGAYDGAAQARRLAGQGAEILDIGGESTRPGAQEVPAAEEIARVTPAIAAGRALAAVSIDTRKAGVARAAIAAGAGLVNDVSGFDFDPAMAATVAAAGVPVCLMHAQGIPQTMQDNPTYGDVLLDVYDALAERIARAEAAGMRRDRIVIDPGIGFGKTQAHNLAILRRISVYHGLGCAVLLGVSRKRFIGSIGGADEPAERMAGTLAVTLAGVAQGIQIHRVHDVAETRQGLALWRAVTTETS; translated from the coding sequence ATGACCGATTACTTCCGCCCCATCCCTTGCGAAACCGGCCGCTGGCAGCTTGCCGGTGGCTGGCTGCGCTTCTCTCGATTCGAGCTTTTGCGCCGCGGTCAGGCGCCGCGCGTGGTGGACAGCGCCCCCGACGCGGTGCTGGCGGCGCTGACCGCGCCCCGCGCGCCGCTCCTGGGCCTGTCGCTGGACCGGCCGCGCATCATGGGCATCGTCAATGCCACGCCCGACAGCTTCTCGGATGGCGGCGCCTATGACGGGGCGGCGCAGGCGCGGCGGCTGGCCGGGCAGGGGGCCGAGATCCTGGATATCGGCGGCGAATCGACCCGGCCCGGCGCGCAGGAGGTGCCCGCGGCCGAGGAAATCGCCCGCGTGACCCCTGCCATCGCTGCGGGCCGTGCACTGGCGGCGGTGTCGATCGACACCCGCAAGGCCGGGGTGGCGCGGGCCGCCATCGCCGCCGGGGCGGGACTGGTCAACGATGTCTCGGGCTTCGATTTCGACCCGGCGATGGCGGCGACGGTGGCGGCGGCGGGCGTGCCGGTCTGCCTGATGCACGCCCAGGGCATCCCCCAGACGATGCAGGACAACCCGACCTATGGCGACGTGCTGCTGGACGTCTATGACGCGCTGGCCGAGCGCATCGCGCGGGCCGAGGCGGCGGGCATGCGCCGCGACAGGATCGTGATCGATCCGGGCATTGGTTTCGGCAAGACGCAGGCGCATAATCTGGCGATCCTGCGGCGGATCTCGGTCTATCACGGGCTGGGCTGCGCCGTGCTGCTGGGGGTGTCGCGCAAGCGGTTCATCGGCAGCATCGGTGGCGCCGACGAGCCGGCCGAGCGGATGGCGGGCACGCTGGCGGTGACGCTGGCCGGGGTCGCGCAGGGCATACAGATCCACCGCGTCCATGACGTGGCGGAAACACGGCAGGGCCTCGCCCTTTGGCGGGCCGTGACCACAGAAACGAGTTGA
- the glmM gene encoding phosphoglucosamine mutase — translation MSRKLFGTDGVRGRANTHPMTAEMALRLGAAAGRYFRRNGEDRHRVVIGKDTRLSGYMLENALTAGLTSTGMNVLLLGPVPTPAVGYLTRSMRADVGIMISASHNPAHDNGIKFFGPDGFKLSDEAEAEIEAIVAGEITPAQPQNIGRAKRIDDGRGRYVEYAKTTFPAGQRLEGLKVVVDCANGAAYRAAPDVLWELGAEVIPLGVSPNGHNINDGLGSTHPEACARAVLEHGADMGISLDGDADRVMIVDERGQVADGDQIMALLADRWAAQGRLRGGALVATVMSNLGLERFLQGRGLRLERTAVGDRYVVERMRGQGFNLGGEQSGHIVMTDYATTGDGLIASLQFLAALADSGRRASDLVAQFQPVPQLLKNVRYAVGADPLSQESVQAEIARAEARLDGCGRVLIRKSGTEPLIRVMAEAEDETVLREVVENIVAAVERAA, via the coding sequence ATGAGCAGGAAACTTTTCGGCACCGACGGCGTCAGGGGCCGCGCCAATACCCATCCGATGACGGCCGAGATGGCGCTGCGCCTGGGTGCCGCCGCCGGCCGCTATTTCCGCCGCAACGGCGAGGATCGCCACCGCGTCGTCATCGGCAAGGACACCCGCCTGTCGGGCTACATGCTGGAAAACGCGCTGACCGCCGGGCTGACCTCGACCGGCATGAACGTGTTGCTGCTGGGCCCGGTGCCGACCCCGGCGGTGGGCTATCTGACCCGCTCGATGCGGGCGGATGTGGGCATCATGATCTCGGCCAGCCACAACCCGGCGCATGACAACGGCATCAAGTTCTTCGGCCCGGACGGCTTCAAGCTCTCGGACGAGGCCGAGGCCGAGATCGAGGCCATCGTGGCAGGCGAGATCACCCCGGCGCAGCCACAGAACATCGGCCGCGCCAAGCGCATCGACGATGGACGCGGGCGCTATGTCGAATATGCCAAGACCACCTTCCCGGCCGGGCAGCGGCTCGAGGGGCTGAAGGTGGTGGTCGATTGCGCCAACGGCGCCGCCTATCGCGCCGCCCCGGACGTGCTGTGGGAACTGGGGGCCGAGGTGATCCCGCTGGGCGTGTCCCCGAACGGCCACAACATCAATGACGGGCTGGGCTCGACCCATCCCGAGGCTTGCGCCCGCGCGGTGCTGGAGCATGGCGCCGACATGGGCATCAGCCTGGATGGCGATGCCGACCGGGTGATGATCGTCGATGAAAGGGGCCAGGTGGCGGATGGCGACCAGATCATGGCGCTGCTGGCCGATCGCTGGGCGGCGCAGGGCCGGCTGCGCGGCGGGGCGCTGGTGGCAACGGTGATGTCGAACCTGGGGCTCGAACGGTTCCTGCAGGGCCGGGGATTGCGGCTGGAGCGGACCGCTGTCGGCGACCGCTACGTGGTCGAGCGGATGCGCGGCCAGGGCTTCAACCTGGGCGGCGAGCAGTCGGGCCATATCGTGATGACCGATTACGCCACCACCGGCGACGGGCTGATCGCCAGCCTGCAATTCCTGGCGGCGCTGGCGGATAGCGGCCGGCGCGCCTCGGATCTGGTGGCGCAATTCCAGCCGGTGCCGCAGTTGCTGAAGAACGTGCGCTATGCCGTCGGGGCCGATCCGCTGTCCCAGGAAAGCGTGCAGGCCGAGATCGCGCGGGCCGAGGCGCGGCTGGACGGCTGCGGCCGGGTGCTGATCCGCAAGTCCGGCACCGAGCCGTTGATCCGGGTCATGGCCGAAGCCGAGGACGAGACCGTGCTGCGCGAGGTGGTCGAGAATATCGTCGCGGCGGTGGAACGGGCGGCCTGA